The sequence CTCGATCAGAGTCTGCAGCGTATGGGGCTGGATTATGTGGATATTTTCTACTCGCATCGCCCTGATCCAGATACCCCGCTTGAAGAGACTATGTCGGCACTGGATGCGATGGTCCGCCAGGGCAAAGCACTGTACGTGGGGATTTCATCATACTCTGCCGAGCAAACGCGAGAAGCGAGCCATATTTTAAAGGCGCTGGGTACGCCTTGCCTGATTCACCAGCCGTCCTATTCGATGTTTGATCGCTGGATTGAAGATGGTCTGTGCGATGTGCTGAGCGAGGAAGGGATTGGCTCGATTGCCTTTTGCCCGCTGGCACAAGGGTTGCTGACCTCGCGCTATCTGAATGGCATTCCTGCTGATTCGCGTGCTGCAGCATCTGATAATCCCTTTTTAACAACGGATAAGGTAGAGCTGCGTATTGCCCAGGTTAAGGCGCTCAATCAGATTGCTCAATCACGCGGGCAAACACTGGCTCAGATGGCTTTGGCATGGGCGCTGCTCAAGGTGACATCGGTGATTATCGGTGCAAGCCAGGTTACACAAATCCAGGAGAATATTTTAGCCGTACAAAATCTGGCTTTTGATGAGGCCGAGTTGCAAGCGATTGAATTAATTTTAAAAGCGTAGTTGGCGGTGTTTGGGTCGTCAAAAGGGAAAATATGTCGGGTGTTGCTATTTTGGCTATTGATGGGCCATCTGCTTCGGGTAAGGGCTCGGTAGCACAGCGTGTTGCCGAGGTGCTGGGTTTTGCTTATCTGGATTCTGGTGCTTTGTATCGACTGACTGCTTTGGCGGCTCAGCAGGCAGGTGTGGATTGGTGTAACGAGCCGGCTGTGGCACGGATCGCTCAATCCTTGGATGTGTGTTTTGATAATGGCCGGATTTTACTGGCGGGACAGGATGTCAGTGCCTTGATTCGCAGCGAATCGATCGGAGCAGGGGCTTCACAAGTTGCAGCTTTTAGCGCGGTGAGGCGGGCTTTGTTGGCGCGGCAGCGCGCATTTTCTCTGGGGCCGGGCCTGGTGGCTGATGGCAGGGATATGGGGTCGGTGGTTTTTCCGCAGGCACAGCTTAAAATTTTTCTTACAGCTACGGCAGAAGTTCGGGCTAAGCGCCGTTATCAGCAATTGATTGACAGGGGTGAGCTTGCCGATTTATTGGCAATTATGCGGGATTTGCAATCCAGAGATGAGCGTGATGCTGCAAGGGCGGAGGCACCGTTGCGGCAGTGGCATGATGCATTGTTGCTGGATACTTCGGAGTTGAGTCTGGATCAGGTGGTTGAGTGCGTTTTATCCTGGTGGAAAACACGTACATAATCACTTAAAATGTGGTTTTTCTTGTTATAAGTCACACCTTCTGCCTCCAAGTACTTGAACTATAACAGAGAATTCTTTAGAATCACCCCTCTAGGCTATGGCCTTGGTTTGTTGCCTTTTGCCCTTATGGGGCGTTTGCCGTGTTAGCAGGGCGCAAAGCCTTGCAGCATTTGTTTAACTAACTTATTTCTGGCATTCCGCCAGAAATGCTTGGAAATTTCCATTTATATGACTACTGCTACTCTGTCCGGCTCCATGGAAAGCTTTGCCGCTCTGTTCGAAGAAAGCCTAACGCGTCAGGAAATGCGCGCTGGTGAAGTGATCACTGCTGAAGTGGTTGCTATCGACCATAACTTCGTGACTGTGAATGCCGGCCTGAAGTCCGAGTCGCTCATCCCGCTCGAAGAATTCAAAAACGATAACGGTGACCTTGATGTTAAGGTTGGTGATTTCGTTCCTGTTGCGATCGATAGCCTTGAAAACGGCTACGGCGAAACCAAACTCTCCCGCGAAAAAGCGAAACGCTTGGCCGCATGGATCGAGCTTGAAGACTGCCTCGAAAAAGCCATGGTTATGACCGGTGTTATTTCCGGTAAGGTTAAGGGCGGTCTGACTGTTATGGTTAACGGTCTGCGCGCATTCTTGCCAGGTTCTTTGGTTGATATTCGTCCGGTTAAAGACACCACCCCATTCGAAGGCAAGCAAATCGAGTTCAAGGTGATCAAGCTTGATCGCAAGCGTAACAACGTTGTTGTTTCACGCCGTGCCGTGCTGGAAGAATCCTTGGGTGAAGAGCGTCAGAAGCTCCTTGAAACACTCAAGGAAGGCGCAATCATCAAGGGTATCGTTAAAAACATTACAGATTACGGCGCGTTCGTTGATCTGGGTGGTATTGACGGCCTGCTGCACATCACTGACTTGGCTTGGCGTCGTGTGAAGCACCCATCCGAAGTTCTGGCTGTTGGCGATGAAGTTGAAGCCAAGGTTCTGAAGTTCGATCAAGATAAAAACCGTGTATCTCTGGGTCTGAAGCAATTGGGTGAAGATCCTTGGGTTGGTTTGTCACGTCGTTACCCATCGGGTACACGTATGTTCGGTAAGGTTACCAACCTTACAGACTACGGCGCATTCGTTGAAATCGAACAAGGCATCGAAGGTCTGGTTCACGTTTCAGAAATGGATTGGACTAACAAAAACGTTCATCCATCCAAGGTTGTTCAGCTTGGCGATGAAGTAGAAGTGATGATTCTGGATATCGACGAAGAAAAACGTCGTATCTCACTGGGTATGAAACAGTGCATGGCTAACCCATGGGATGATTTTGCAGAAAACTTCAAGAAGGGTGACAAGATCAAGGGCGCTATCAAGTCTATTACTGACTTCGGTGTGTTTGTTGGTCTGGCAGGCGGTATCGACGGTCTGGTTCACTTGTCTGATCTGTCTTGGAATGTGGCCGGCGAAGAAGCCGTTCGCAACTACAAGAAAGGCGACGAAGTTGAAGCGATGGTTCTGTCTATTGACACTGAAAAAGAGCGCATCAGCCTCGGTATCAAGCAAATGGAAGGTGATCCTTTCAACAACTACGTTTCTACTTTCGATAAAGGCTCCCTTGTTAAGGGTGCTGTAAAATCTTTGGATGCTAAGGGCGCGATCATTGCTCTGTCTGAAGAAATTGAAGGTTACCTGCGCTCTACAGAAGTTTCACGCGATCGCGTTGAAGACATCCGTACTGTGCTGAAAGAAGGCGACGAAGTTGAAGCCATGATCATTAACGTTGATCGTAAGAATCGTTCGATCAACCTTTCGATCAAAGCGAAAGATTCTGCTGACGAAACAGAAGTAATGAGCAAGCTGTCTACAGAAAGCACAGGTACTGCGGGTACAACTAGTCTTGGCGCGCTGTTGAAAGCCAAGATGTCCGGCGCCGAGTAGTATGGATCAAGGTGGGATGACCAAGTCCGAGCTTATTGCAAAGCTCGCCCAGCGTTATCCGCAGCTGGTTGCGAAAGATGCAGAGCTGGCTGTGAAAACCATCTTGGATGCAATGGCTAAGAGCTTGTCTCAAGGCCAGCGCATCGAGATTCGTGGCTTTGGCAGTTTTGATCTGAATTACCGCCCGCCACGAGTGGGACGCAATCCGAAATCAGGCGCGAAAGTGTCAGTTCCGGAAAAATTTGTTCCTCACTTTAAAGCGGGCAAAGAGCTGAGAGAAAGGGTTGATGCCCTGATTTGATATTCTGCTTCAAGGCGACACCTCAGGGTGTCGCCTTTTTGCATAAAAGCGTTCTGTTTCTTTATTCTTACTTAATACCAGGTCATTCCTAATCGTGTAGATCGTGTTTAATCGGTTACAATGGGAGCTAGCTTATATTCTATGGTTTAGACCAATGCGCTATTTGTTCTGGTTTATTAAATTTTTTCTATTTGTCATTATGTTTGGTTTTGCCATGCACAATGCCGAACCTGTCACGCTTAAATTCTTTTTGGGCTATTTCTGGCAAGCACCACTGGCCTTACTATTGTTGGTATTCTTCGTGATTGGCGCTGTTTTTGGTTTGTTGGCTGCCTTTTCCAAGATTATTCGTTTGCGCCGTGAAATCGTCGGGCTAAAAAAAGAATTACGTGCCCGGCAAACTGTAACAGACTTCCCGCCAGATCTTCTTGTTGAACAACCTCGTGATGCGTTGTAAATTTTCTTATGCTTGAAATTGAATATTGGTGGCTTATTGCCCTGCCGGTTTTTTTTGCCCTGGGCTGGTTAGCTGCACGCGTAGATATTAAACATGTCCTATCCGAAACACGCTCCTTGCCTGTTGCGTATTTTAAAGGCCTCAATTACTTATTGAATGGTGAAACTAACCAGGCTGTTGATGTCTATGTGGATATTGCTCGCCATCATGCAGAAACAATTGAATTGCAATTTACCCTGGGGCATTTATTTCGCCGCCGTGGAGAATTAGAGCGCGCTATTCGTATGCATCAAAAATTATTGGTTCGCCGTGAATTAACAATTACACAAAAACAGACTGCACAGTTTGAGCTTGCACTTGATTTTATGCAGGCAGGTTTGTTTGATCGCGCGGAAAGCCTGTTAACCGAGCTGGCTGATACTGATTACGCACGTCAGGCACGAATTGAATTGCTTGGTGTCTACCAGCAGGAAAAAGCATGGGCCAAGGCTATTGAAACGGCACAGCAATTGAGGGATGAGCGCCATACCTATCAGCATGAAATTGCCCAGTTTTATTGTGAGCTTGCCTCGCAGGGCGCTTTACGTTCCGAGCCTGCTGCAGCAAGGGGTTACTTGCAAAAAGCGGTTGCTGAGCATCGTAAATGCGCGCGGGCAAATATGATTCTTGCTGATCTGGAGATAAATGCAGGCAATATTGATGCTGCAATTGAAGCCTGGTTAAAAATTGAATCGCAGGAGCCTTTATATATTGCACTTGCTGCAAGAGGTTTATTGGCAGCTTACGATGCTCAGGGGCGTGCAGAGGATGGGACAAAGCTGCTGCTTGGCTTGTTGCGTCAGTATCCGGAATTAGATGTGCTGGATCTGGCTTATGAGCGTTTGTTAACGGAACAGGGCTTGCTGGCTACGCATGAGTTTGTTCGCGAGCGGCTAAAAGCTCATCCAACCATGCCCAGTTTGCGGAAGGCGCTGGAGGCTCATCTTTTAGTTGCACCTGATGATCAGAAAGTAGAGCTGGAAGTCATTGTGAAGCTGCTTCACGATGCAACACGAGAACAAACGATGTACCGCTGTACACATTGTGGTTTTAAAGCAAAACAATACTTTTGGCATTGCCCTGCGTGTGCAGAATGGGAAACTTTCCCACCGGTCCGTGGCACGTAAAGGATAGCTTGATCGATTGTGCTGCGTGCGTATTGAATTGTAAAAACCTAAAAGAATGATAAATACAGGATTTTGTATGTCTTCCTTACCCAAAGTAATCGTCGCTCTTGACTACTCTAATGCTGCCGAAGCTTTAGCGTTTGCTGATCGCGTTAACCCGGCGCTTTGTCGTCTAAAGGTGGGTAAAGAATTATTCACCCGCTGCGGGCCTTTATTGATCGAGCAGCTGGTTGTCCGTGGTTTTGACGTTTTTCTGGATCTGAAATTTCACGATATACCGAATACGGTCGCGCAAGCGTGTAAAGCAGCCGCAGAGCTGGGTGTCTGGATGGTAAATGTCCATGCCAGTGGTGGGCGGCGCATGATGGAAACGACTCGCAATGCTTTAGAAGCACTGCCTCAGCGGCCCTTGCTGATTGCTGTTACGGTGCTAACCAGTCTGAATACAGAAGATTTGGCTGAGCTCAGGCAGCCAGATCCAGCCAGCCAGGTTGAGTTGTTAGCCCGGTTAACTCATGGTTGTGGCTTAGATGGTGTGGTTTGTTCCGCCCATGAGGCCGCTTTGGTGCGATCTTTCACTCATCCGGCATTCACGTTGGTCACCCCGGGTATTCGCCCGGCTAATAGCGCTGCCAATGATCAGTCCCGCATTATGACGCCCAGGGCTGCAATTGAGGCGGGCTCTGATTATCTGGTAATTGGTCGCCCCATTACTCAAAGTGATGATCCTGCTGCCTCGCTACTTGAGATCAATGCCAGTTTGGCGGGGTAAATGATGCTTTCTACCGAAGGTAAAAAAATGCTGCAACGCGCCGTCGCAAAGGCACGCGTCATGGTTGTAGGTGATGTGATGCTAGATCGCTATTGGTTTGGTGATGTGGAGCGCATCTCGCCTGAGGCTCCTGTGCCTGTAGCAAGAATTCGCCGCACTGAAGAGCGGGCGGGCGGAGCTGCAAATGTAGCACGAAACATTGCGGCTTTGGGCGGGCAAGCCTACTTGCTGGCTGTTGTCGGGGATGATGAGGCAGGGCGCAGCCTAGAAGATTTATTGCTTACGGATAAGGTTAATACGTATTTTCACCGTGATTCTCATATTGATACCACGGTTAAACTGCGGGTGCTGGCAAAGCAGCAGCAGCTGCTGCGCATTGATTTTGAAAGCGAGCCCAGTCATGAGGTTTTAGCCGCCAAGCTAGATGATTTCAGGGCGATTTTGCCAAATGTCGACGTGGTTATTTTGTCTGATTATGGCAAAGGTGGCCTGCGCCATGTACAGATGATGATTGAAATTGCACGTGCGGCCGGGAAAACTGTGCTGGTCGACCCTAAGGGGGATGAATATGAGCGCTATCGTGGCGCCACCTTGCTTACCCCAAATCGTAGCGAGTTCAAGCAGGTTGCAGGAAAATGGTCGAGTGATGACGAGCTGGCAAAAAAAGCAGAATCTTTGCGTGCCTCTCTGGAGCTGGATGCACTACTGGTGACACGTAGTGAGGAAGGGATGACATTATTTCGTAAGCAGGGGGTTGTTCATAAGCCAACTCATGCACATGAGGTTTTTGATGTCTCTGGTGCAGGCGATACCGTGATTGCAACATTGGGCTTAATGCTTGCAGCTGGCCTGGAAATGCCGGAAGCGATGGATTGGTCTAATCGCGCGGCAGGTGTAGTGGTTGCAAAGCTTGGAACGGCCGTGGTTCACCCCGATGAGCTGTTTGCTTAGCCTGCTGTTAATGTTCGATTCAATACAGCGAACGTAAGTTAGTATCAAATACTGCCAGGCTTTGCTGTGAATCAAAAAACGCCATGGAGACTACTCTCCGTGGCGTTTTTTATGGGGCTATCTTTTATCTGTAAAAGCTTACTCCCTATCTGACTGCCCCTATTTTGATTCGGGTCGGATTTTCAGATTAGTTTAGATTGGTGGCCTTCTCCTTCCAGCGGAGTTTTTTAGTAACGTCTGTAACGGTGTTCTGCTGCAACACATTTTTTCTCATATTTATTGAGTCACTTTTTTTAAAAAGTGGCGATTGGATTTAAAATTAAAATTTCGTTATAGGTGTAAATCCTTACTAATTTAGTATGTAAAATAGGTAATAAGTCAAAGGATTTGTAATTTTTTTGGCAAGCAAGCAAAACATCGGGTAATCTTAGTGATTGATAAGATTGTGGAATACCCTATGCGCCCCGATCAGCCTCTTGCTTCTTTTGCTGCTGCTTTTAATCAGGATCAGCGATTGATCTCATTGCAAATTGGCGATGGTGCCGTATGGGGAGATCAGCTGCTGCCCCAGCAGGTAACGGGGGAGGAAGGGCTAAACCGGCCCTTTCTTTACAGTATTAATTGCTTGTCCGCAAACGTGGATTTAGAGCTTAAATCCTTACTGGGCTTACCGGTTGTACTGTCAATTACCGATGCTCGGGGGGAGTAATAGAGCGCTGTGGGGTGGTTTCCCAGGCACAATTATTGGGCTCTGATGGGGGCTTTGCCAAATACAAGCTCACTGTTGAGCCGCCCTTTGCCCTGCTTAGATACCGGCGCACTTCTCGCGTTTTTCAGGATTTATCTGTACCAGATTTGATTAAACAGGTTCTGGCCGAACATCAGGACAAAAACCCCGTCTTTGCCTCAGTACAAACGCTGGATTTCAAACTGTCCGGCAATTACCCTCTCCAATCTTATACCACCCAGAAAAATGAATCTGATTATGCGTTTCTATGCAGAATCATGCAGCGTGAAGGCTTATCCTGGCGCTTTGCCCATTTAGCCGGTGATTCACCGCAAGTACAACTGGTGATTTTTGATGACGCTTACGCTATCCCCGAGGCCAGTGATTCGCACGTCAGGTTCCACAGGGCCGACTCCACAGAGACAGATGATGCACTCACTGACTGGACCACCCAGCGTCAGCTGGGAAGCAGTAGCGTAGCCTTAGCCAGCTTTGATTATAAGGCCGTTAAGACTAACCAAAGCTTTGATGACAGCCCGATTGATCAGGGTGAAGGCGGCCAGCAAATTCAGTCGAGCTTTGAAGATTACGGCTCACTCTCGCACTACTATGCGAATAATTCTGAAGACCTTAGCCACTACGCACAGCTACGCCAGCAATCGCACGATCAGGTTAAAAAATCTTTTAGTGGCTCTGGCACATTGCGATCCTTGCAGGCAGGCCAGTGGTTTCGCCTGGAAGATCACCCCGCCCACGAGTGGGATGCCGCTGAAAAGCGTGAGTTTGTAGTGACCGAGCTTAAATTTACGGCCAATAATAATTTGCCTGTTGATCTGACCCAGCAACTGCTGATGATTGCACCGGGCCTGCTGGCTGGCTCAAATCCAGCAGAAGCAGCAGAAAATATGCCTTATCAGGCGGACTTTACCGCCCAGCGCCGGGGCCAGGCGCTCACCCCTCGCTATGACGAAAGCAGCAAGCCCAGCAGTTTTGGGATGCAAACAGCTACCGTGGTCGGCCCTGCCGGATCAGAAGTCCATACCGATGAGCTTGGCCGGATAAAAATTCAATTTTCGTGGCAGCGCGCAGATGAGCACCCTGATTTCGGTGCAAATCTGGATGATAAATCCTCCTGTTGGGTGCGCGTGGCTTACCCGTCTGCGGGTGCAAGCTGGGGCCATCAGTTTATCCCCAGAATCGGCCAGGAAGTTTTGGTTGGCTATCTGGATAACGATATCGACCGGCCTATTGTGACGGGCGTGGTTTATAACGGCAGTCATCCACCGGCCACATTTAGCGGCGCGGGTGCGCTGCCTGCCAATAAAAGGCTATCGGGTATAAAAACCAAAGAGCACGAAGGCGCCCAGTACGGTGAGCTGTTGTTTGATGACACCCAAGGTCAGGTCCGCACCAAGCTCAGTAGCGAGCATGCGAAAACCCAGCTTAACCTTGGCTACTTGATCCATCCACGTACAGATGGCAAAGGTGAGGCCCGAGGCGAAGGTGCAGAATTACGCACTGATGCCAGAATGGCATTGCGAGCGGCACAAGGCGTATTAATCTCTGCGGAAGAGCGCAGTCAAGCCGGAGGTAAACAGCTGGACCGTGATATTTTCCTGGGGCAACTTGAAGCCGCTAACGGGATTGCAAAATCGCTCTCTGATTTGTCGGTTAAACATCATGCTGATGAAACAGAAACCAAAGCGCAAAGTGAGTTATTAAAGTACGTACAAGAATGGGAAAACGGAAGTAATAGCAAGGCAAATGCCGCTGGTGGAGGCAAACCCATAGTGGGGATTTCAGGCCCGCTAGGCATTGCCGCAGCTACACCCGAAAGCCTTACAATCACTGCTGGTAATAATATTGATCTGGTGAGCGTCAAGCACACCAATCACAGCATCGGCGGAAAATGGCTGGTTCGTGTTGCAGACTCTTTGAGTTTTTTCGTGCAAAAACTGGGAATGAAATTAATTGCCGCAGGCGGGCATATCGACATTCAAGCGCACGACGGCGAAATTCGCATTACCGCAACTAAAAAAATCGTATTGACCTCGAGTGAAGAGATTGTATTACAGGCACCCAAGGTACAAACCATTGCCAATGGGGCGCAAATCGATATGGGTGGTGGAGCGATTACCACTCAATGCTCAGGTACTCACAACCAGAAAGCAGCACAACATGAGATGAGTGGGGCGGGCGGTGGCAGCCCCGCCGGCACTTTTTCCCCGCAAAAAGCCAAATTTGATCAGAAAGCGATTCTGAATTGGGTAGGCACGGGCGAGCCAATTAAAAACCGTAAATATCGCTTAAAAATGGAAGATGGCCGTGTACTGCAAGGTGAAACCAATGCCGAAGGGCAGACGGAGCAATTCCAGTCTGAAATGGGCTTTGCACGCTATCGTATCGAATTGCTCCCTGAATAACTGACTAAAAGCCAAACCATGCCAACACCACAGCCAATATCTCAATCTATCCCAACCCAGCAAAATGCGGATGGCTCTCAACATGCTGAAGGCTTTACCACCCCTAAAGACTTAGACACAGTGCAAAGTGCGTCATTTTTGCCGGAGCGGGTTATTCCCGTGATTCTTATCCCCGGTATTATGGGTAGTAACTTGCGAATCAAAAATGAGGATCGGCTCAAACAGCTGAATAAAAGTAGTGATATTGCATGGCGCCCAGATCGGATGACTTGGGGGCTGGGCATGCTGTTTACTGGCGCAGAAGGACGCCAGTTGGCGCTAGATCCCGGTACAACAGAAGTGGATATCTATGACCCTAAGCAAGATAAAAAGGGCAAAGAGTCTTCAGAAGACAGGAACAATAATGTGAGCGTTGCCAAAGGCTCCCCTCTGCTTATTGGCGGCAGCAAAAAAACCGCCACGCAAAAAGCGCGTGAACGAGGCTGGGGTGAAGTGATGTTTGATAGCTATGGTGGTGTACTCAATACCATGGAAGTTCAACTCAACCTTGCTTTTGCTAACGCTGAACTTAGCCCCGAAGGCAAAAAAATCGTTGAGGGAGACCCTGCTAACTGGGAGCTGGATAAAAAATACACACTCACAAAAATCACTGAAGATGAATTGAAACAAGTGATGACTAATTGCTACTTTCCTGTTCATGCCTTTGGCTATAACTGGCTGGAATCAAATGGGATCTCTGGCAAGAAATTAGCAGAACGGATTGATAAGCTAATCGAGGGCTATAAGGCTCAAGGCAAGAAGTGCGAAAAAGTCATCCTGGTTACCCACTCTATGGGCGGTTTAGTTGCCCGTGCTATTTGTCATCCGGCCCATGGCAAGCTGAACGATAAAGTGCTTGGGATCGTGCATGGCGTAATGCCAGCCTTGGGCGCTGCTGCCGCCTATCGCCGGATGCGGGCAGGCTGGGAAAGTGGCGGGATTGTCTCCCGTGTATTGGGGCATAAAGGTCCAAACGTTACTGCTGTTTTAGCCAATGCTCAGGGAGGATTGGAACTTGCGCCGAACGAAGAGTATGGCAAGGACTGGTTAAAGTTTGTTAATAAAAACGGAATAGACCTTGGAAGTCGGCCTAAGACAGGAGATCCCTATGCTGAGATTTACAAGGTCAGCACAAAAGAAAAATGGTGGGGTTTATTGGTAGAAGATTGGCTTAATCCTGCAGGATTGGATGAAGCTGGATTGGTTTCGAGCCAAAAGAAAATAATTAAAGCACAGCTCTATCATTCAGATATTGCATCTTATTATCATGAAATAAGTTATGCCCACTATGGCAATGACCCAAAACACAAAGCATTTAAAGATGTTGTTTGGGAATTGGATACGCCTGAGTTATATACAGATGATGATATTGATGAGCTGGAAATTGATAGCGATAACGAAACGGGGACGTTGAAGTTAAAAAATAAAAAGACTGGCCAAATTATTAAAGCGCGCATTCTCGATCCGAAAGACCCCGGGGATGAAACCGTGCCCGCTTACTCGGCTGATGACCAGTTAAATTGCAATAGTCCTACATTTAAGGCAATTTTTAGGCAAACAGGCTACGAGCATCAAGATAGTTATAAAAATATAAACGCAGTTTCCTCAACAATCCATTCTATTATTCGCATTGCACAAAAAATGGAGTGGTCAGTATGATTAATGTTAATCATTGGGCAAAGAATTACCTTGGTTTACTAATTATTGGAATTGTTGCCAGTACACCATCATTTGCAGATAAAGGTTATAAAATGAAGCAGAACAACTCTAAAATTGAAGCATTGTTTAAACAGACAAAACCAGTATGTTTCGGTCGATTTATTATTAATGCACCAGTAACGGCGGTAGTTTCGTGGGGGAGACACGTGTTAATTATAAAATAACGTCATACCCAAGTGCTGGTTCAAAAATGCCCTTAGAAATTCGAGAAAAAACAGAAGAAATAAAAGCAATTAAGCACATCCGAGAACCATCAACCTTTATTGGCATATTTGATGGGCCAAACAAAGACAGTAAGATTGTCTTAGGGTATGAAGATTACACTTCTAATTTAGGCGTGCAAATTCATTCATTTATTCGATTGGGTGATTCGGGATTTGTACAAAAAGCCAGTGGCGCTCCTTTAAGTTCTTCAAAGACAGAATTCAAGCATGACAAACAAGCGTACCAAGGGTTAGTGTCTGAATTTCAGGAAATTGCAGGTTTGTTGCGTTCGAGAGCGGATTCAGAAATCCCCGAAGTTCCGGGCATTTGCATCGAAGCGGGCTTTATTCCTGAAACTAATGGAAAATACCACGAAATGACCTCGATAGGCTTTAGCTTCCCTGAATATCCAGACGTTCGATTTTCGATTTTGACGATTCGGAAAGATAAAGTAAATCCTAAAAGTAGCCTCGAAAACATAATGAAAAATGCCAAAGAAGAGGCTGGTTTATTTGGGTTAACGTCATTGTTTAGTCAAATTAAAGTTTTGCGCAAAGGCGAGCGTAAAATCGGTGATTGGGATGGCGCGGAGCAATTATCGTGGATGCCCCCTGACGAAAAAGGCATGCCGTGGACGCATGAATTTAAATTCAAATCGATTGGCGTGGCAAAAGATATGTTCAGGCCATATATAGACATGGAATTAAGTACCGGCGTAAGCAAAAATAGCCGAGGGGTGAATGAACCCAGCCTTAAAGATGATGAGGCCATTGCGCTATGGGATAAACTCATCGCTTCAATTCAAACGCGGCCCGTAAAGTAAATGATATTTACGCTCAAAAAATTAATCGCAGCGGCATCAAAGGAAGGG comes from Iodobacter ciconiae and encodes:
- the rfaE1 gene encoding D-glycero-beta-D-manno-heptose-7-phosphate kinase gives rise to the protein MMLSTEGKKMLQRAVAKARVMVVGDVMLDRYWFGDVERISPEAPVPVARIRRTEERAGGAANVARNIAALGGQAYLLAVVGDDEAGRSLEDLLLTDKVNTYFHRDSHIDTTVKLRVLAKQQQLLRIDFESEPSHEVLAAKLDDFRAILPNVDVVILSDYGKGGLRHVQMMIEIARAAGKTVLVDPKGDEYERYRGATLLTPNRSEFKQVAGKWSSDDELAKKAESLRASLELDALLVTRSEEGMTLFRKQGVVHKPTHAHEVFDVSGAGDTVIATLGLMLAAGLEMPEAMDWSNRAAGVVVAKLGTAVVHPDELFA
- a CDS encoding LapA family protein; this translates as MRYLFWFIKFFLFVIMFGFAMHNAEPVTLKFFLGYFWQAPLALLLLVFFVIGAVFGLLAAFSKIIRLRREIVGLKKELRARQTVTDFPPDLLVEQPRDAL
- a CDS encoding aldo/keto reductase, with amino-acid sequence MNYKASETRYQAMPYRRVGRSGLKLPAISLGLWHNFGENRAYEASRNMVLSAFDAGITHFDLANNYGPPPGAAESTFGRVLAKDLKPYRDEMIISSKAGWEMWPGPYGEWGSRKYLMASLDQSLQRMGLDYVDIFYSHRPDPDTPLEETMSALDAMVRQGKALYVGISSYSAEQTREASHILKALGTPCLIHQPSYSMFDRWIEDGLCDVLSEEGIGSIAFCPLAQGLLTSRYLNGIPADSRAAASDNPFLTTDKVELRIAQVKALNQIAQSRGQTLAQMALAWALLKVTSVIIGASQVTQIQENILAVQNLAFDEAELQAIELILKA
- the rpsA gene encoding 30S ribosomal protein S1 — translated: MESFAALFEESLTRQEMRAGEVITAEVVAIDHNFVTVNAGLKSESLIPLEEFKNDNGDLDVKVGDFVPVAIDSLENGYGETKLSREKAKRLAAWIELEDCLEKAMVMTGVISGKVKGGLTVMVNGLRAFLPGSLVDIRPVKDTTPFEGKQIEFKVIKLDRKRNNVVVSRRAVLEESLGEERQKLLETLKEGAIIKGIVKNITDYGAFVDLGGIDGLLHITDLAWRRVKHPSEVLAVGDEVEAKVLKFDQDKNRVSLGLKQLGEDPWVGLSRRYPSGTRMFGKVTNLTDYGAFVEIEQGIEGLVHVSEMDWTNKNVHPSKVVQLGDEVEVMILDIDEEKRRISLGMKQCMANPWDDFAENFKKGDKIKGAIKSITDFGVFVGLAGGIDGLVHLSDLSWNVAGEEAVRNYKKGDEVEAMVLSIDTEKERISLGIKQMEGDPFNNYVSTFDKGSLVKGAVKSLDAKGAIIALSEEIEGYLRSTEVSRDRVEDIRTVLKEGDEVEAMIINVDRKNRSINLSIKAKDSADETEVMSKLSTESTGTAGTTSLGALLKAKMSGAE
- a CDS encoding integration host factor subunit beta — translated: MTKSELIAKLAQRYPQLVAKDAELAVKTILDAMAKSLSQGQRIEIRGFGSFDLNYRPPRVGRNPKSGAKVSVPEKFVPHFKAGKELRERVDALI
- the pyrF gene encoding orotidine-5'-phosphate decarboxylase; this translates as MSSLPKVIVALDYSNAAEALAFADRVNPALCRLKVGKELFTRCGPLLIEQLVVRGFDVFLDLKFHDIPNTVAQACKAAAELGVWMVNVHASGGRRMMETTRNALEALPQRPLLIAVTVLTSLNTEDLAELRQPDPASQVELLARLTHGCGLDGVVCSAHEAALVRSFTHPAFTLVTPGIRPANSAANDQSRIMTPRAAIEAGSDYLVIGRPITQSDDPAASLLEINASLAG
- the cmk gene encoding (d)CMP kinase, translated to MSGVAILAIDGPSASGKGSVAQRVAEVLGFAYLDSGALYRLTALAAQQAGVDWCNEPAVARIAQSLDVCFDNGRILLAGQDVSALIRSESIGAGASQVAAFSAVRRALLARQRAFSLGPGLVADGRDMGSVVFPQAQLKIFLTATAEVRAKRRYQQLIDRGELADLLAIMRDLQSRDERDAARAEAPLRQWHDALLLDTSELSLDQVVECVLSWWKTRT
- the lapB gene encoding lipopolysaccharide assembly protein LapB → MLEIEYWWLIALPVFFALGWLAARVDIKHVLSETRSLPVAYFKGLNYLLNGETNQAVDVYVDIARHHAETIELQFTLGHLFRRRGELERAIRMHQKLLVRRELTITQKQTAQFELALDFMQAGLFDRAESLLTELADTDYARQARIELLGVYQQEKAWAKAIETAQQLRDERHTYQHEIAQFYCELASQGALRSEPAAARGYLQKAVAEHRKCARANMILADLEINAGNIDAAIEAWLKIESQEPLYIALAARGLLAAYDAQGRAEDGTKLLLGLLRQYPELDVLDLAYERLLTEQGLLATHEFVRERLKAHPTMPSLRKALEAHLLVAPDDQKVELEVIVKLLHDATREQTMYRCTHCGFKAKQYFWHCPACAEWETFPPVRGT